Sequence from the Torulaspora globosa chromosome 4, complete sequence genome:
AGCCCTCCGCCCGAAAGCAAGACAGTAATGGCCACGCAAAGCAGCCTGACACTTGCAGGTCGAATATACTTTAACTGCTTGTTACTTAACTAGGGCAAAACTGCACATGGATATAAATCACCATCTAATGGTCTCGATCATATAAACGTAAAAAACCTTAACATGGCCCAGCTCACCAGTTTCCGCCTCCTCTGTCGGAACCCATCATTTCTTCGTTACCAGAGCCCCTGCCAGAGCCCATGCCGGTACCAGAGCTGTACGATCCCGATTGCTCGGCGTTGTAGGAGCCGGACTGCTGGCTCCAGTCCTTGGCCATACCTCTACGGGCTTGCTGGCCCTGGCCTGAAGTGAAAGTGTCGGCGTCGGCCTCCTCCATCATGTCACGGTCACCTCCAAGGTTGGTCTCGGCACGAGACGAGTCTCTGTCGCGGCCCGTGTTGCCGGAGTGCATGTAAGCACCGGTGTCTTCCGAGGGCACGCCTTCGTACCCTTGACTGGTGCCCGAGTAGAGTTCGCTGCGGTCAGATTCCTCCTGCTTGCGGCGGGTTCCCTGTCTGATGCCTCTGTGATGCTCAGTGACGCCCTCGCCCTGCTCGAAGCCCTCGTTGTCGCGATCGTCGCGATCGTGGTGGTCGTCGCCTTCTAGCTTCTCCTTAAACTTGTTCAATAGATTTGCCATTTTCTGCTGTGATGGTTACCTTCTTACAGGTCTGATAGCACCACTGGGATGAAGCCTAACCTTATATATGCCGATTTGACGATCAAGGGTCGGTCGATCTATTGCTACCTGGCTCGCACCCTTCAACCTTGTACAACCAGACAAAAAGTAAAACAGGGCCGACCAATTGCTCGTAGTGTCCACTATTATGCTCATCCAGACCTACTGCCTTGTACTGTctttccttttccttcaacCGTAATGTCTTTTGCTCTCTGGAGCCAACACGAGCTGCCAACTAGCAAGTGTCAAGGGACGTCACGGCAGGAGAATCCAGCATCGAAGTTCCGTTACTCGAATTAGCTCGACCTCGTTCATCGTTCAGTTCCATAGCAAGAGACTCTTCTTGTTATACTCGAAGCAAAGagcaaaaaaaaatgccTGAACCACATTGATTCATCCAGTAATCTTGGGGCTTGATGGACTGTGGTGCTAAACGAACTCCGATCACGGCTGGGACCATTTGCTCTTCACCTGTAGCTTATATATAGGTCGAGAACTGGGGCTTAGCGGATTGGCTTCACTGGAGGGCAGCAGGATACGTCAGAATGTCAGACTTCTTTAAACAGGCCAAGGACAAGCTCACTGGCGACACCAATGTTGCCAACGagcatctgaagaagctttcgTCAAAGTACCAGCCCACCGCCGAAGAGCAACTCCAGACGAGGGAGCGCAACGAGCAGGCATATAGCACTTTGATAGGAGCTGGGCAGAAACACAAGGATGCCAGCAACGAAAGGGGATCGAACCAAGTGCGGCTTCAATAGTTGCAGATCGCAAGACAAGCGTGGAACGGGTTAATAATATAACATTTTATTGTATCGTGCAGAGCGAATGCCAAGATATTATCGTTTTTTACCACCGTAGTGGGCTGAGGGATTGAGCCTCGATGGGTTGCTTGTTGAGCCCACGAGGACGGTCTAATACCTTTTGGTGCCCCCCCtggagcttgaagaatgtAGCTAGGTCCGATAACGAAGATGTATCTGTTTCTGGCTTGGGAGAAACCATATGGAGAAGTAATCAAAACTCAACATAAAAATGTATATATATAGGGAACGGAGGAGATCGTATGGCGGGAAACGCATTGCTCGGTAGAAGGCCAATTACCAGTTATCGCCACGATTGTAACCCCGATTTGCGCCAGTAGAGTTATAGGTGCCGTTATCGGCACCATAAGAGTCCCGACCTACATTACCGGAGCCGTAATTGGCATTCGACGAATCATTGAAGCCATCGTTTCCATAAGAGGAGCCATGGGTGTCGTTGTTTCTGACATTATTTCCGGAGCTCTTGTCAGAAGATCTGTAGTAGTCGTTGGACGAACCATACGAGTCATTGTTCCCGTAGGAATTTTTGTTCTGACGAGATGTGTAATCGTCACCGCTAGAACGATAAGAGTTGTTGTTATCTCCATAAGCCCCGCTGTTATCCGAAAAACGATTATTGTCACTGGAGCGACTGTACGAGTCCTGATTCCGCGAGGGATCGCTGCTCTTTCCAGATTGGTATATTTGGTCAGAAGAGCCAGCATAATTGCCAGTGTTCCCGAGAGAGCTTTGAGCGTTTTGAGAGGAACCGTAAGTTTCACTGGACTGGCTATAAGAATTGTAGGATTCGTCGTCGGACTGCTTCTTTTTGTGGGAAGATTTCTGCTTACTGCTGGAAGAATTGTGTGATTCGTTTCCATACGAATTGCCGGCATTGGAGGAGCCATATGAATTTTTTTGGTTGTTTGATGAGCCATATGTAGAGTCCCCATAAGAATTTTTCTTGTTTATTGAGCTGTAATTGTCATCGCCGTAGGAGCTCTCCATGTTAGAGGAACCATATCTGTCATCCTCCCCCCCATAGgagctcttcttgttggAAGAGCCATAGTTGTCCGTAGAACCGTATGTGTCATTACCGTAGGAGTTCTTTTTAGAAGAACCGTGGGAGTCTCCACCGTGGAAGTTTTTCTTAGCTGAACCATAGGTGTCATTATCTGTGCCATATGGACTCTGGTTGTTGGAAGAACCGTAGTTGTCACAGCCGTAGGAGTTCTTTTTAGAAGAACCGTGGGGGTCTTCACCGTCGGACTTTTTCTTAGCTGAACCGTAGGTGTCTTTGCCATATGAACCCTGGTTGTTGGAAGAACCGTAGTTGTCACTAGAACGGTATGTATCATCACCATAAGAGTTGTTCTTTTTAGAAGAGCCGCGGGAATCGTCACGATAAGAGTTGTTCTTAGATGAACCGTAATTGTCCTTATCAGCATATGAActcttcttgttggagGAGCCGTAGTTATTATCACCGTAGGAGTTGTTCTTAGATGGACTGTAGTCATCGTTGTCGTTACCATATGaattcttcttgttggagGAACCGTAGTTCTCGCTGGAGCTGTGTGTATCGTCACCGTAAGAGTTCTGCTTTTTGGAAAAGCCATAAGACTCGTCGCCGTAGGAGTTTTTTTTGGATGAACCATAATTCTCGTTATCGTTACCAAATgaattcttcttcgaggaaCCGTAGTTCTCACTAGAACCGTATTTGTCCTTCTCGTTGCCATACGAActcttcttgttggagGAACCGTAATTACCATCACCGTAGGAGTTGTTCTTAGATGGACCGTAATTGTCATCACCGCCATAtgagctcttcttgttggagGAACCGAAATTGTCGCTAGAGCCATAGGAATTGTTCTTGGATGAACCGTAGCCCTCGTTGTCGTTGCCATATGAGTTCTTATTGGAGGAACCGTAGTTGTCACTAGAATCGTATGTGCCTTCTCCGTAggagttcttcttgttaGAAGATCCGTAGGCATCTTCACCGTGagagttcttcttggatgagCCGTAGGTATTATTCTCACCGTACGAACTGTTTTGGTTGGATGAATTATAGCCACCATCGTTGATGGAGGCCTTGCTGAAGTGGCCACGGACCGTCTCTTCCAGCTTGTTAAAGTTCTCACTACCAATGCTACTCTTGAATTGGTCTACCCTTTCCTTACCAGCAAAGCGTTCAACCCGGTCAACCAAATCGCTGTTCCCTTGATTGTTCTCACCGCCATCACCATTACCATTGTTGTCACCAGCGAATTGCTTGACTTTATCAAACAAACCCATCTTAAGTTCCTATTTCTGACTTCGCCTTGAAGCTTCCAACTGCCAATCCATGATGAAACAGACTGAAGTTCCGCTTCATTTTATACCGATCAGATCGATTGCTCCTTGGCACGCACATCAGGGGTACGAGCGCTAAAGGGGTAATACCTTGTAATACCCGTGTGCTGGTCGTTCGGCAAATTCTCAAGATTACATTCTCGAGGTTGTTTCTGTACAGAGTTAAAGAATTTTAGATCAGCGTTCATAATAGTCTGAGCAGGGCTTAGACAATCTGTATTTATATTATACCCTTTGGATATATATATACGTCGCTATTTATGGTAAATTCGAAACTCATTCAATTCGAGAATTACGCCCTTCTTTTGCACTTTTCGAGGATGCTCGTTTACGGCTATAGTTCCGACATAACACTCAAGTTTCGGCAGTTTCTATTGTATGAATCTCCTTGCGAGTCCTAAATACTGCTTGACTGGCAGCGGTTTGGTTAAGACATCTGCCATATTATTTTCGTCTTCACAAATTCAACCGCCTTCCATCCCGCTGGCCTAAACGAAGGAGTGGCTCGCTTGCAGGTGTATTCCTACCCTTCCTTTGCGTTTTCTACTTTCGAACCTTACAATATCCGGATAGAAAGGCGTACAAGTAGCCAGGCTCTCTCCGTCTGTGTCCGTACTTTGCCCCAGCAGTGGCACTGCCAATGGTGTCAACCCGGTCACTCTGGTGGCCAAGTCGCGCAACTAGTTGCCCTAAGTTACATTTGCTCAGATAGGAGGCCATTGGGTGTCTTCCGAAGTGAGATCTCGGATAATTTCTGATCTGGAAAGCAGAAAAAGGGCTGGTTTTGCCCAAAAATTTGTCATAGGTGCCCACTAGGTTGCTAGACGTGATCAAGATACCTGTGTTGCGGTAAAACTTGACGTGAATGATTTCTTTTGCGGTTCTGTCGCTCTTAACAAGAGGTCCAAGGCTATAATGGGATCGTAGTCACCAGCTACCGGGTAGCATTCAATGAACCTGACCGTAGATGTTCAATACCGCTATTATCGCGTTGGGTAGCTACCCTGTGTATATGGGTGTAGTGTTAGCGTGCATAGTTGACATGTGGTGATAATTACGATCCGGGTCTCTGGCACGAATATTGGCCTACCTGGCCAATCATTACTGACTATTGTCTCGTCGCCAGCTAATATAGGTGCTACTGCATGTACCGATGAATTAGCGATTACCGCAGCCATATCCATCAAGGCTAAATACGCCTTGTATCGATCGTAGTCCCTTTTTCCGACCATTAAACAGCATCTGGTTGCCTGTAGTGACACAAGCATTATAGCCAGAATCCAAGGTCACGCCCAGTGATTCTACTGTACCAATAGCTCCGATCACGCAGTCGGCCCTGCCTGCTCCTCCGCCGTTAGACCAGTCTCTACAGGCCCGAGTTTGTACGTCGTTCGGCTGCGCCAAAGGCAGCAGTTGGTTGCCACCCAAATAAGTATCTAAGTGCGATAGCACTCCTACTGGTGGGATCGAGCTCGTCTAGTGCATTACGAAGTGCGTAACCTGCCCAAAACGCAAATGCAGACACGAAGATAGTGATCATTAAGGCCATAGTGATCACTATCGCCTTTCGCCTCGCTTTCTGAGGGGGAGGGGCGATGTCTTTAATCATTTTGAACAGGACCTTTAATGTTGATTTTTTGTTATTGTCTTCCTTTTAAGATATAGCTTTCCGACAATCTAACATGCGTCCAATACTCACACGAACTGAGAAATACCTCCTCCTTTTATACTTTGTAGAACGCTCGTTTACATATAGCTGTGCTTCGTATAAGCCAGCGCTCTCTGTAGTCCAGAAAAAGTCAGACTAACACATATTATTAGTCTCCATTAGTTACATGATGTGATCTATTATTTCAGACAATGGAAACGTGGGGACTGCACGTTCCTGATGACGGCGTTACCGTCTTCTCTGCATACTTCGCCGGGCGATATCTTTGTTGGGAAGCAACAGATCTTCTCGAGGAATTTAAACGACATGCTAATTCTATCTGCCTGTATCTAGCGGAACGGAAAACGGTGACGTGTACCACTGTCAGATGCCAGTAAGGCTTTGCTGCAGCCAGCCAATCGTTCTACGCTTCACTTCGCCGTTCTCATCTTTGTACAAccttctttcttccaaaatttttATCATCTCTTCAGCTGTCTTGCCCTTGCTTATGCCGTTGAGGATGAATTTGTACAATCTTTTCCGTCTAGCAAACGTCTTTCGGTTCCGATTTAATCTCCACTTGTTGCCGAACTGCTCTTCGAGTTTTTTTATTGGTGGGTTTCCACCTATGCCGACCGTATACTCCTCCCAAATGGTTTGCACGTTGCTAGGAGCCTTCAAGAGGGTGTAATCTTCATCATGGACGTCCGAGGCATCATTCCGTTTTGAGTCGTCTTTTCTTGGCTTGTTGCCACGGCATGATAAATCGCTTTCTCCGTCCTTGGCGGGAACTCTTTCATTCTTACTGGACAAGTGTTTGTTTGAGAATGCCGTGCTGTCCCAATGGTGGCCCTTATTGTCAGTCAGGACTGTCGCAGTCTCGTAATTGGGTTGAGTGGAAGCGCCCTGTCTACGCGCATCTGTTCGTCCAGCGTCGGCTACGtcatcctcatcctcctcGTCGCCTTCGTCGCcctcgtcgtcatcgctgCCGTCCGAATCGTTgtcgtcgtcatcgtcctcCTGGTATCcgtcatcatcttcatcttgtgTTCTTCTGTTCTCTCCATCGTCGATCGTTGGCTGGCCCTTGAGAGGGTCAGTTATATGGTTGGCCTGCAACGGTATCCCACCTGGTTGTCCTTGACTTGGATTGTGTAGCTGATCTTGCAGTCGAGTGGATGAAAGAGGATTGTTACCACCTTTCAAAAGCGGTGTCATGCCGGTATGATCTAATGTCAAGTTCGGTAAGCTTATCGTGCCGAAAGCGTTCAACGATGTCAAATCCTTGTAGGATTGCATGCCACTCGCTACATTTGAGCTATTCAAGCCTGAACTCATCAGGTTTTCACCCGAAGCGGTAttctttttccttctcttgattcCATTCGGATTTAAAGTGAATGTTGCATGCCCGGTCTGCCTATCATTGAAATTACGGAACTGGCTTGCATCTCCATGTAGGCCATTGCTCTCCGCAAACTCAACTCCGTTCAGGTTGTGATTGAGCGTGCTCACATCGTTCATTGACGACACGGGTCTGACGCTCGATTGAGAAATCTTATTCCTATTCGGGGGCctcattcttctcaaataTGCGCTACTGACATTGGTAATGGAATTGAGCAGATCAGTGACAAACGTATCCTGAAGACCAGTTTCGTTTTTCTGCTCCTGCTGCATAGAAAGAGCACTAATTTGACCCGACAGCTCTTTTGACATTTGCGCATTTTCGTGCTTCAAATCTTTTATCGTTGCATTTTGTTCATCGACGCTTTTGCACAACTTTTGAAACACCTCCTCCATGGCTATCAGTCTTGCACTGATTTCATCCATCCTTTGAAACATCCTCAATGTATTCGCACTCATATCTGAGCTCATGATCGGCGATGAATGACTAGAGTGCATCGAAGATCGCAGTCCCGACATCGTCGATGCCTTGTTGGTTCCGGCATTACTGCCCTCGACAGACACAGTAGCGCCgttgctcatcgctatcGGCGTTGGAATTGTGCTACTGCCACCAGAGTTCGCCATTGCCGTGTTGCGATTCGCCTCATTCCCATTCGTAATGGAGGTTTTCCCCAAACTTTCAGGAACCAAAGAGAGGTCCAATCCAAGTGCCAACGAATCCCCTGGGGTGGCAGCTGCGGGAATACCGAGTGCTCCCCGGCCGCTGTCATCAACCGCAAACCTCGGAGGCATCGCTGTCCCTGGTACCACTTTGGAATCATCATGAATCAATCCCGTGCCACGATCACCAGCTGTGGAAACAACCCCACCGGCACCTATTCGGTTACCACTGTCAACACCACCAATCCCTGTCGTTGGTTCGGCGGTCAATGCATGATTTAGATCAGACATCTTGCTGCTTTTAATAGTCCGCCTGGCTGCTTAACAAGAAGCTCCCACAACAGTATCTTTGAGAGCAGCAATCTCAAGCCAATGCGATTAAAACGGTATGTCTGCTCTAAAGATATGATAACTGTAGACTACATTCGTCCAAGTTTCGAGatgatcttgctgaaataCGTCATTATCAAGAACTGTATTAACATGACGTGTAGAATGACTATCTTACAATAATTCATAGCCATGATGACTACTTGATAGTCAATCGCTCAATTCACCATAATAAAAGTTGCCAGAGAGTATGTGTCAATTGTACACGCTGCTGGCAATGGAATAGACAGAACTGGAGTCTTACAGCCTGCATAGCTTGCATAGCTTGCGCCACTGCGTCAGCACAACTTAAAATTTTGCTGAAATTGTTCACCTCTTCAGGCCTTAATGTCATCAAGAAGTGAGCCGAACGGTGCGGAGCGATCAAGAGCCTATGGCGCTATTTCTTGTCGTATGTCATACTAGGATCCATGCTAAATCCTAGTCAAGTGACCAAAAGAGGTACCCCTTATTAGACTTGTTGCACATATAGGCAGACCCTTCTGAAGCGTTAGCACAATTTCAAGGACAGGCTCGCTGAAGTAGATGAATGAGTGAGATGAATATCCTTAACGTGTTGAAAGAGTCTGGAACTTCGAGGGTCATCAGAAGTTTGACTCCAGATGCGACCATTCCAACGATCAGCAGAGCTCTGGAGGTCGCTGAGGAGCCTGAgaatgaggaagagaggACAAAGCTACGGGAGAAAGTGTTTCATACTCCGAGAATTGTGTCAAATGGTAGTCATTTTGCATTCACGCTGCCTGAAAAGAGACCTCACTACAGGACATTAGTGCAATCGCAATTGGGACTAGAAGAGCTTGGGCTGCAGGCTGATGCAAAACTAGAAAGACTTTTGAGCGGACAAGATGTATACTACGACGGGAATAAGGGTATATTCCCATATAGCATGGCGTATGCCGGCTTCCAGTTCGGTCAGTTTGCAGGTCAGCTCGGCGACGGAAGAGTTGTGAATCTGTTCGACTTAAAGGACAAGAAGGGCAAGTACCAGACATTGCAGCTTAAAGGGAGTGGTCTCACTCCTTTTTCCAGATTCGCTGATGGAAAAGCTGTTCTGAGATCTTCCATACGGGA
This genomic interval carries:
- the GRE1 gene encoding Gre1p, translated to MANLLNKFKEKLEGDDHHDRDDRDNEGFEQGEGVTEHHRGIRQGTRRKQEESDRSELYSGTSQGYEGVPSEDTGAYMHSGNTGRDRDSSRAETNLGGDRDMMEEADADTFTSGQGQQARRGMAKDWSQQSGSYNAEQSGSYSSGTGMGSGRGSGNEEMMGSDRGGGNW
- the PAI3 gene encoding Pai3p (ancestral locus Anc_6.245), giving the protein MSDFFKQAKDKLTGDTNVANEHLKKLSSKYQPTAEEQLQTRERNEQAYSTLIGAGQKHKDASNERGSNQVRLQ
- the DDR48 gene encoding DNA damage-responsive protein 48 (ancestral locus Anc_6.244), which produces MGLFDKVKQFAGDNNGNGDGGENNQGNSDLVDRVERFAGKERVDQFKSSIGSENFNKLEETVRGHFSKASINDGGYNSSNQNSSYGENNTYGSSKKNSHGEDAYGSSNKKNSYGEGTYDSSDNYGSSNKNSYGNDNEGYGSSKNNSYGSSDNFGSSNKKSSYGGDDNYGPSKNNSYGDGNYGSSNKKSSYGNEKDKYGSSENYGSSKKNSFGNDNENYGSSKKNSYGDESYGFSKKQNSYGDDTHSSSENYGSSNKKNSYGNDNDDYSPSKNNSYGDNNYGSSNKKSSYADKDNYGSSKNNSYRDDSRGSSKKNNSYGDDTYRSSDNYGSSNNQGSYGKDTYGSAKKKSDGEDPHGSSKKNSYGCDNYGSSNNQSPYGTDNDTYGSAKKNFHGGDSHGSSKKNSYGNDTYGSTDNYGSSNKKSSYGGEDDRYGSSNMESSYGDDNYSSINKKNSYGDSTYGSSNNQKNSYGSSNAGNSYGNESHNSSSSKQKSSHKKKQSDDESYNSYSQSSETYGSSQNAQSSLGNTGNYAGSSDQIYQSGKSSDPSRNQDSYSRSSDNNRFSDNSGAYGDNNNSYRSSGDDYTSRQNKNSYGNNDSYGSSNDYYRSSDKSSGNNVRNNDTHGSSYGNDGFNDSSNANYGSGNVGRDSYGADNGTYNSTGANRGYNRGDNW
- the HOT1 gene encoding Hot1p (ancestral locus Anc_6.243), translated to MSDLNHALTAEPTTGIGGVDSGNRIGAGGVVSTAGDRGTGLIHDDSKVVPGTAMPPRFAVDDSGRGALGIPAAATPGDSLALGLDLSLVPESLGKTSITNGNEANRNTAMANSGGSSTIPTPIAMSNGATVSVEGSNAGTNKASTMSGLRSSMHSSHSSPIMSSDMSANTLRMFQRMDEISARLIAMEEVFQKLCKSVDEQNATIKDLKHENAQMSKELSGQISALSMQQEQKNETGLQDTFVTDLLNSITNVSSAYLRRMRPPNRNKISQSSVRPVSSMNDVSTLNHNLNGVEFAESNGLHGDASQFRNFNDRQTGHATFTLNPNGIKRRKKNTASGENLMSSGLNSSNVASGMQSYKDLTSLNAFGTISLPNLTLDHTGMTPLLKGGNNPLSSTRLQDQLHNPSQGQPGGIPLQANHITDPLKGQPTIDDGENRRTQDEDDDGYQEDDDDDNDSDGSDDDEGDEGDEEDEDDVADAGRTDARRQGASTQPNYETATVLTDNKGHHWDSTAFSNKHLSSKNERVPAKDGESDLSCRGNKPRKDDSKRNDASDVHDEDYTLLKAPSNVQTIWEEYTVGIGGNPPIKKLEEQFGNKWRLNRNRKTFARRKRLYKFILNGISKGKTAEEMIKILEERRLYKDENGEVKRRTIGWLQQSLTGI